One region of Takifugu flavidus isolate HTHZ2018 chromosome 14, ASM371156v2, whole genome shotgun sequence genomic DNA includes:
- the LOC130537654 gene encoding cornifelin homolog B-like yields the protein MSSTLVIRQPRPVMSSLESDEWGSGICDCCQDVPECCFAFWCFPCFACVTTKKYGQCLCLPLLDIGCIPPITLAMRVSMRERYGIKDTICRDCLFATFCIACSWCQMSREMRKRDIQVLLVGAKNS from the exons ATGTCCTCCACGCTGGTCATCAGGCAGCCTCGGCCGGTGATGAGTTCCCTGGAGTCTGATGAGTGGGGGTCAGGCATATGTGACTGCTGTCAGGACGTACCTGAGT GTTGCTTTGCCTTCTGGTGCTTCCCTTGTTTCGCCTGTGTAACCACCAAGAAGTACGGTCAATGTCtgtgtctccccctgctggacatcGGCTGTATTCCCCCCATCACCTTGGCCATGAGGGTCTCCATGCGGGAACGCTACGGCATCAAA GACACCATCTGTCGAGACTGTTTGTTCGCCACCTTCTGCATCGCCTGCTCCTGGTGCCAGATGTCcagagagatgaggaagagggacATTCAAGTGCTTCTCGTCGGTGCCAAGAACTCGTGA
- the znf346 gene encoding zinc finger protein 346 — protein sequence MAVAMQTENIPAGLAEVNKMIEEHSDLFSDTQCKICSAVLISTSQKLTHYQSKKHANKVRRYFSTHIQKEPELKKMKLSTVDSSDCNNGDTDRSKVCQVCNMKFSSPVVAESHYQGKVHAKNLRLKSVGPQTPLTVQTPAAVQPRKKPAEDPSGTAGGGGGDDDDNDSNRFCSMCQASFNNPLMAQQHYVGKKHRKQMTKMKLMETYGPATAPASTLKGYPCTICKIELNSVEQYQSHISGAKHNNQVKKLSLNTTGSQNPAEQSQGGNDQYTKTEGQFASEGNQYTNTNNQYPAGGNQYTPEDTRYSEEYHFT from the exons ATGGCTGTTGCGATGCAGACGGAAAATATTCCTGCGGGGCTGGCGGAGG TAAATAAGATGATAGAGGAGCACAGCGACCTGTTTTCCGACACGCAGTGTAAAATCTGCAGCGCTGTCCTAATTTCCACGTCTCAGAAGTTGACTCATTATCAG AGCAAGAAACATGCGAACAAAGTGCGCCGTTATTTTTCCACCCACATCCAGAAGGAGCCTGAGCTCAAAAAGATGAAATTGTCGACAGTCGACAGT TCAGACTGCAACAACGGAGACACGGACAGATCTAAGGTCTGTCAAGTGTGTAACATGAAGTTCTCCTCTCCTGTGGTGGCCGAGTCGCACTACCAGGGCAAAGTTCACGCCAAGAACCTGAGACTGAAGTCCGTTGGTCCACAAACGCCAC TAACCGTTCAAACACCAGCAGCCGTTCAGcccaggaagaaaccagcagagGATCCCAGCGGCACagcgggcggcggcggcggcgacgaTGACGATAACGACTCCAACCGTTTCTGCTCCATGTGCCAGGCGTCGTTCAACAATCCGCTCATGGCTCAGCAGCACTACGTCGGCAAGAAGCACAGAAAACAGATGACAAAGATGAAGCTGATGGAGACGTACGGGCCGGCCACGGCTCCAG CTTCCACTCTGAAGGGCTACCCATGCACCATCTGCAAGATTGAGCTAAACTCTGTGGAGCAGTACCAGTCTCACATCAGTGGGGCCAAACACAATAACCA aGTGAAGAAGTTGAGCCTGAACACTACAGGAAGCCAAAACCCTGCAGAACAATCACAAGGGGGCAACGACCAGTACACCAAAACAGAAGGCCAGTTTGCTTCTGAGGGTAACCAGTACACTAACACAAACAACCAGTACCCAGCTGGGGGGAACCAGTACACCCCTGAGGACACGCGGTACTCAGAGGAGTATCACTTTACCTAA